The Devosia sp. genome segment CTTTTCAAGGCCAGCCAAAGTGCGCCCGAAGCCACATGGGCAGAATAAAAGTTCCCTGCCCCGCCCGGCTCGACCAAATCCACGCAATCCATGTTGCCGCTCCGCCGAACCGATGCTAAACGCCTGCCCAGTGCCGGTATAGCTCAGTTGGTAGAGCACCTGATTTGTAATCAGGGGGTCGCGGGTTCGAACCCTGCTGCCGGCACCATCGAAATCAAGATGATCTTAGTGATCTAGTGAATCGCCTACACCAGACGGCTGCCGTTCATATTGCAGTTTGATGCGCGGCTAACCCTCTGATTTCACTGGCACCCCTTACGAACCAATGCGACACAGAGTGGAACTTAGGCGGCTTCTCTTCACGTGACAGGACCACCTAATCCATGTGAGATGGATGGGACAAGGGGAGCAAAATGCATAGAACGCAGTCAGTTTCAACCGCACAGGAATTGTATCGCGCTGCAGCCGCAATGGAAGATATGGCGACACTGGCAAGGCCGCACATCCGCCCCAAGCACGAGAAGCAGCTCGCGCTGTTTTTAGGATACTACTTCAACCTCGGTTTCGCGGTAGAGCTCTACCTCAAAGCATTTCTCAGGGATGTCATCGGTGCAGACCCCGCTGACTACGGACACGATCTTCAGAAGCTCATGGATGATGCCGAGAAACACGGGTTCTCTTTCGAACTTCAGGGGATGAAGAAGGTTGTCGCAGTCCTACACCCGAGCCATAAGGGGTTGAATTTCAGATATGCCGAAGGAGCTGCATCCTACCCCTATTTCGAAGATTTGACTGCCGTTCATCTCGTGCTTGAGGCAAGCTATAAAGGCATGAGTCATTTAGCCTGATCCGCGACCATTTCATCGAACCCCGCGTGGGGCTTGATCCTGTTCCCCTAAAAGTCCGGATCGTAGTTGAAGTACAGCGGGTTGGAGAGCGCCACCATGTTCTGGCTGAGGGCCATGGAATTGGGCACCTCCGGATAAGGCACCTGCGGACCTTCGATTTCGACGCGATAGTAGTGGCGCTGGCCGACCTCGGGCGTGTCGAAGAACCGGACGCTCCGGGTCACCGGATCGGTCAGCAGGGTCGCGAACTCATCCCGGTCGCGCACCACGCGTACCCGGTAGATTGTCCCGGCAATGCCGCCGCCCACGAGGCGCACCTCGAAGGTCACCGGGCCGCCCGTCGCCCGGACATTGTCGCCCATCATCATGTCCATGATGCCGTCACCATCGTGATCGGCGACCAGTTCGACCCGCGGATTGAACGGGTTGGAACTGACCGAACCGCGCCCAGCCGCCATCGCCTCGAGGATCGCAGGCAATGACCGCTCCCGCGCAAAGGTCCAGGTCGTTGGCGTTCCAACATAATTCGCGGTGGCCTCGACCGATTGCGCCGTGGTCCATTCGGGCACATCCGGAACGCCATGATGGGAATCGCTGCCCCCGCGTCCCCCGATCATCCGCCCGGATTTGAGCATGTCGTCCCAGATGCGCACGCCCGGCACGTTCTTGGGCCACACGCTCCCGTTCCAGATTTCGACAGAATCCGCCAGGTCGAACGAAAAGCCATAATGGTTTTTGGTGCTCGGATGATTGGCGGAAAAATGCACGCCCAGTTCCCGCTTCAGCGCCAGCAGGTCCCAGTCCCGCGCATCGCGATGGTCAAACACCCGCTGGTGATCATAGGGCCCGGTCGAGAGAATGTTGATGTGGCCGCGATTGGCCGTGAGCTCGGCGCCATGGAACAGCAGCACGCGATCCGAATGAAATTCCGGGTCTGCCCAGGTGTGGCTCGCCACTGCCCCCAGCACATGCACGTCATGGTCAGTTATGGCCAGGTAGTCGAACCCATGGCGCTCGGCAAAACCGATGATTTTGGACAGCGGATTATTCGTGGAATCGGTGCTGTGCCGGGAATGGAGGTGCCAGTCCCCCTTCAGCCAAATACCCGGCCGCTCACCCGGAGCCTCCCCCGTCACGCCGCCGCCCCTTGCGTCAGTTTGAGCGTCACGATCTGGAATGGCGACAGGTCGAGCGTCACTCTTCCATCTTCAATGACCAGTGGCTGAGGCTTGCGCTCGAGCAGATTGACGATTTCGGCCCCTTGCGTGCCCTCGGGCAGCACGACGACGGCCTCGCCCGCGCGCCCATGCGTCTCCCACAGCCGGGCGATCAGGCCCTTGCCATCCTCGCTCTGCTTGAGCGCCTCCAAAGTCACCCCACTGCCCAAAACCTGCAGAAGCGGCCGGGCTGCATCCGACTCTGCGTTCCCCGGAACCAGCCTGAGCGGCAGGTTGAAGGCTTCCGCGCGTGCCGGGATATCGGCCGCAAAAAGCCCGTGATGCAGCGCCAGCGCATAGCGGAAATGATGCTCGCCCTGGTCCGCTTCGGGCCAGGGATAGACCGGAGATTTCAGCAGGGTGAGCCTGACTGTCTTTCCCCGCAAGTCGTAGCCATATTTGCAGTCGTTGAGGAACGCGACGCCGAAATTGGGCTCGGAAACATCCAGCCAGCGATGCATCACTGTTTCAAACCGCGCCTGGTCCCAGGACGTGTTGGCGTGTCCAGGCCGCCGGACATGCCCGAACTGGATTTCGGCCGTGCTGTCTTGGGCCAGCACATCCAGCGTGAACGCCGTCTTCACCAGGGTGTCGTGCTCCCGCCAGTCCGCGAAGCAGTCGATGTCGATCTGGTCGCTCCCCTCTTCCAGGGCGATAACCTGAACGATTCTGGATCGCTCATAGGCCCATTCGAAACGCAGTGCTGCCCGGTGCGGTCCGGTCTCGACCACCCGCGCATCCACCAAATCGTCGATGTCCCAGACCTGGTCCTCAAAACTGTCGTCAATATCCCAGGCGTCATACTCGACCGGCATGTCGCGGAAGGCCTGCAGACGATTGCCCGGTTGGCCGGCAACAAGGGCCTCGCGGCCTGTCCGCTTGTCGAAAAACGAGATCAGCCGCCCGCGATCATCAAACCGGGCGCAAACCAGCGCGTTTTCGAGGTGGCGCTCTGAAACCGCGAGCGTGGACTTGTCCCCCGTGGCAACAGGTGCGCCCAGCCGCGCGCTCGTCACCGAAACGGGCGGAAGGCTCTTGACGAGAACGCCCTGCCTTGTCCGGCCATCGGCTCGATGGATAGCCTGAGCACTCAATGTCTCGCCGCGGAGCGTTAGGCTCGAAGCCTCCGGCGCGTCGAATTCGAGCAGTCCGCCCCGGTTGCGCCCCAGGGCATTGAGCACGCCAAACCCGCCCTTCTGTGCCAGGACACCGGTCAGATCGGCGCGAAGCCGGTCGGCGCTCTCGAAGAAGCGGGCATAGTCGTGGTCGCTGTCATCGAACACACCGCCAATCGACGTTCCGGGCAAAATGTCGTGGAATTGGTTGAGCAGCACAATCCGCCAGAGACCATGCAACTCGCCTGCCGGATAGGGCGTCCCGGCACGATCCCCAGCCAGCACGGCGAGCACTTCGAGTTCTCGCAAGGTCTGCTCGGCAAGCCTGTTGTTGCGCTTGTTCTTGGCCACCGAGGTCAGCGTACCGCGATGATATTCGAGGTAGAGCTCCCCCACCCAGGTCGGATAATCCCCGGCGCGGTCGTTCATGCGCTTGAGCAGCCGGTCGAAATAAGGGCGCATATGCTCGTGCCGGATCCTGGGGCAGCCGGGGATGCCCCTTTCCATGCGGCGGATGTTCTCCAGCATTTCGCGCGTCGGACCGCCTCCGCCATCGCCGTGCCCATACACCATGAATAGTTCGCTGTTCAGCGCCTGCTGGGCATGGCGTTTCCAGGTTCCCATGACGAAAGTTGGCTTGATATCGGCGTTGTAGGTCGTGCCGAACCCGGTGGCGGTATAGGGCTGCGTCGTCATGAAATAGGCGGCCACCGTGCTGCCATCGATGCCCTGCCAGTGGAAAGTCTCGTTCGGCATCCGGTTGGTGTCGTTCCAGCTCATCTTGTGCGTCACGAACACGTCGACATCGGCCAGCTTCATCATCTGCGGCAAGGCAGCAGAATAGCCAAACGTATCGGGCAACCAGAACACGCGCGGGGTCACGCCGAACGTGTCCTCGTGGTAGCGCACTCCATGCAGGATATGGCGGGCGAAGGATTCCCCGCTGGTGATATTGGCGTCGGGCTCAAGCCACAGCGCACCTTCGATCTCGAAGGAGCCGTCTTTGACCTTGCTCTGCAGCCTCTCGAAAATCTCCGGATAGTCCTCGCTGAGATAGTCCAGCAGCACACCCTGGTTATACATGAACCGGTAGTCCGGGTATTGCTCCATCAGGGCCAGGGCCGTGGACATGGACCGTGCCATCTTCTGGCGTGTCTCGCGCACCCGCCAGAGCCAGGCCACGTCGATATGCGTGTGCCCGGTGACCGTGATCACCGGCATGTCCTCGAAATCATGCGCAGCGTAGATCGCCTCCGCGATCGCCTCGGCCTTGTCCAGTGATGCCTGGAACCGCGCTTCGTCGCCGGGTCTGAAGTCGATGACTGCCAAGGCGGCATCGACGCGGTTGAGAATGAAATGCCGCCGGGGATCGTCGGCCGCCAGCAGGCGCGCCACGTCGAGCGGCACCGAGAGGTCATAAAACACCTTCTCGGCCCGCTCGTCATGCGCCAGCAGCGACAGGGACATCCCATATTGCCGCCGATCCTCGATCGTACCCGCCTCGATCAGCACCGACACCTGCTCGCCGGCCCGCACGGCCCTGCCAAGCAGGATTTCCTGGTGATTTCCGTCCGCACCTTGCGCGATGCGGCCATTGACCCGCACCAGGCATTGCGGGTCGGAGCGTCCCCGCGTATTGCCGAACTGCGCATTGACCTTGAGGAAGACGCAGCGCCCGTCGGCCTCTGCTGGCATTGCAAACGCGGTCGCAAACCAGAAATAGCTTTCGGGTTCACCCCAGACCAGGTCGGCCGCCACCGCTTCCCATGCGCCCGGATCCTGCGCCACGATGTCGGCCCGCTGCTCCGGCAGGCCCCTCCGGAACCGCAGCGGCAAGTCCGCCTCGATCGGTGTAAATATCCGGTCCCTGAGGCGTTTCAGCAGGTGATCGAGCTTTTTGATGCGCATCTGGTTCGTCCGCTCCTACACCGTTCTCGTCTGAACCATCGGCGTCACGCCATCCGGTTGGGGCTGGGCCTTGGAGTCGATGGTGAGACCCCCGCGCCATTCCAGCTCAAGCTTTGCCAGGCCTGGCCCGTCCAGCGCCAATGTCTCACCTGTCATGACCACCCGGCATCTCGCCACGCGCGCCGCAAACTCCGCGAGGTTATCGCTGTCACCCGCGATAACCGCCCAGCCATGGAGCGCTCCGTGGCACCGATATTCGAGCCCATCCGCCGGGCCCCTGGCAATCGCCTCCAGCGGGCCAGTGGCCTTGAAGGCCACGAAACCCTCACCGCCTTCAAGGATCAGCGTATCACCATGGTGATGATGGATCAGCCCGGCGCGCGACGCATAGACATGGGTGAACCCCAGCCGCGCGTCCGGGCCCAGCCGATACATGACGAGCGCAGCGTTTTCATGCTGGCCCACCCGCGGCAACACGCCATTGCCCGCCCAATAAGACGGCCTCTGCTGGCCCCACGGATCGTCCTCGCCGGGATGATTGATCCAGGCACGCGCCATCGGGTGCGTCGCAAACCGCAGGTCGATCACATGCTGCTGGTGCCCATAGCCGCCCGCCTTCGCACCGCTATTGGTGGACAATTGCACATGCCGCGTCTTGTAGAGGCCCAGCGAAGCCGCGGGCCCGTATCCCTGCAGATAGCGGGCGGTGATCACCTCACCCTGCCCCGGCCAGGCCAGGCGCCCCAGCCCCTCCGGCGGTTCATAGCGCCCCGCAGCAAACAGCGGCAGCGAGGCCACGCCCTTGTTCAGCCAGCCGCGACCGAATGCCACCGCCGCAAACGGTGCCAGTTCGGTCAGCGGCCCGGCCCGCAATTCCTTGTCATAGGCCCGCCCCATGGATCCGGCCGGCACGCCTTCCAGCGTATGCACGGCAACCATGGTGAATATCCGGTCGCACATCGACTTGGCACGGCTCGCCAATGCGCTCGGGCCCAGTTCGGCCAGCGTCAGTAGGCCGATGAAATCCACCGGATAGTAGGCCGCCGAGTTCCATTCGGCTAGGCCATCGTCCTCGACGGCATCGAACCATTGCCCCAGCCGCGCCGCGGCAAGCTCCGCCTGCTCGGACCCGCTGCGCCCGGAAGCAGAAAACCGTTCATCCGGGAGACTCTGACCCGCCAGCAACTGCGCCACATGAAAACACAGCGCGTGATTTTCGCTCCAGAACCACATGGCATCATTGCCGGGCTCATCGACCCAATAGCGGAAATCGAGCAAGGTCTGCCGGATCCGTTGGCTCAGCGCCGCATCGAGAGCGTCCCGGTGCCGATACCAGACCCAGAGTAGAGGCACGGCAATGAAGTCGGCGCAATCGTGCCGCTCGGCCATGGTGTGCAGGGTTTCATCCACGATCTCGGTGATCCGGGAATCATCCACCCGCCCGGTTTCGAGCAGGGCCACGACCAGCCCCATGCGCCGCTCGCCGTGCTCAGCCGCATGCGCAAGCGCCGCGGCCTTGCGCTCATCCAGACTGAAGCCAAGATCAGCGGGCCCCGGCTGATGCAGGATCGCGCAGCCGATGGCCCTCTCGACCACGCTGTCCCCGGCCGAAAATGTCAGGCGCAGATCGTGATAACCCTGAGGCAGCGACGCACCACGGCACAACTCCAGTTCTACCGCGCCCGGCGCCAGTTCGAATTCGGCATCGAGGAGCAAGGCCCGCGTATGCGAGGTCGACGCGATCACCGCCCGCACCTTGACCGGATTTTGCACCGGCGTATCGAACACCAGCACCAGCTTTTCATCGGCGAGAACCACATCGCCGCGCGGCCGCACCTGTGTGGACAACTGCCGCAAGGCTTCCACCTTGTCGCCCAGGCTCGCCCCCGGCAGATGCACGTCTAGCGCAACATCGTCGAGCAGAACCAGCTCGAAAAACCAGTTCGTGTCCCGCTCGGCCATGTCCTCGGTCAGGACCACGATATCGCTGCCATCGGCCTTGATAGGCAGGTGCACCACGCTGCGCTGGTCCGCATTGCGGGTATAGGGCTCGAAGCGCCCGGCCAGTTCGCCATCGACCCAGATATGCACGCCGCCCCGCGTGCGGAGCTCAAACGAACAGTAGCGGTCGACACGACTGCTCACCCGCGTCCGGCACCAGCGGGCCAGCCGGGTCGGCCGGTGCCGGAACTGGCTGAATTCCACCCGCCGGTTATTGCCCGGCAGGTAGAGGGCCTCGACCGGCCAATCGGTGCGCAGTTCGACGGTGCGTGTGGCCACGTCCCGCCAGGTCGCCACCCGGCACGGCAGATCACCAACATCCACGAACCCATTGATATACTTGTAGTTCTGCGGATCGCTGGATGGCGCCGGATCACCGGGAAAGTATCGAGCTTCGACGGCCGAAAGGGCCCAGGCATTGAGGCTCTCGCCTCTGGCAATGGTCATCAATGGTTGGGGCATGGATCGTGCCTGATTACTGCGTTTCGCCGGACTGCTGCACCGGCATACGGTAAGGCAAAAGCGCCTCGATCTTGTCCAGCAGCCCCGGGAATCGGGCCGGTGCCGCGATCCGGAAATCCGGCACTTCGCTGGCATCGGCCGGAACATGCGTCCTCAAGGTCGACCAGGCCATGAATACCGACACGATCCCCAGCGCATTCGCCCCCTTGATGTCGCGCGACAGGTTGTTGCCGATCATCACGCAACGCCAGGCATCATCGCGGGCGAGTCCCAGTGCCGCCAGCGCCGCATCGAACATGCGCGCGTCGGGTTTCAAGGCGCCAATATCGCTCGAAATGATGTGGGCGTCGAAAACATCCCACAGGCCATGCTGTTGCAGCAGGTTCTCGAAGGTCTGGCGCGGGCCATCAGCCACCAGGACGAGCGGATAGCCGGCCGCTTTCAGCGCCAGCATCATGTCCTTGGCGCCCGGGATCAGGTCGCCACGCAGCACAATTTCGCTTCCAGGTTCCTTCACCTCGGTGCGCTCGTCGACCAGAGTATCCCCGCAATCGATGAAGATCGCCGCCAGATGCGCCCTGTCCTCGGCAAGCGCCTGCAACTGGGCCTCCACCCGGCCGGGAATGGCTGCTGCGAGGTCCGGCCATGGCATGAGGACCGGCTCCGTCTCCGCAGCGACGAACTGCTGGCTCGGCACAAAACTGTCCCGCTGCATTTTCAGCCGGGCGCGTCGGTGGTCCGCTGCGGACGCCGAAAAATGCCCGGCCTTTGCCAGATCATTGTCGAGGTGCACCCCTTCAAGCCCGGCCAGTGGACCACACAGGGCCGCCAGCTTCCGTTGCGCTGGCGCTGTCATCAGGTGCGGCGAGGCCCAGTGTGCATGTTTGCCTGCCTCGACATAGACGACCGGCCGGCCGTTGCGGAATTCGGCCCATCCCTCCCCGGCATCCATGACCAGGCGACCGCCGTGCGATGACGCCTCCACCCTGGCGACTCCGCCATCCGCGTCGATGTGAACCCACACATGTTCCAGGTCATAGAGATGGCCGATATCCCAGTCGTAGAAGACGGCGTATTCGACAACGATATCGGCAACGGGCTCGATCTCGAATTTGCTCGACGGCGATTTGCCGCGCGTCCGAAACACCGTCCAACCGGCTGCATAGGGTTGATAAGGCTCGGCGCGATCAAGCATGAAGACCGGCGCATAGCGCGCCGCCAGGGTCTGGTCAGTCATGGTCAGGCCACGGCTCCGACAAGGGACAGGTCCTCCGCAAAGTGGCAGCGCACCTGCCGGCCGCCTTCTACAGTCCGCAGCGCCGGAACTTCGGCACTGCACCTGGCCTGCGCATAGGGGCAGCGCGGATGGAACGAGCATCCCGAAGGTGGATTTGCCGCATTGGCAATCTCTCCTTTGAGCGGCACGCGCTTGCGGGTGCGATTGCCGCGCGGATCGGGCTGCGGAACGGCAGCCATCAGCGCTTCGGTATAGGGGTGCAGCGGCCTTGAGAACAGCGTCTCCGTCGGCGCGACCTCCATGAGCCGCCCCAGATACATCACCCCCACCCGGTCGGAAATGTGCTCGACCATGCCCAGGTCATGGGTGATGAACAGATAGGTCAGCCCGAACTGTTCCTGCAGGTCCTGCAGCAGGTTGATGTTCTGCGCCGCCACCGACACGTCCAGCGCCGACACCGCCTCGTCGGCAGCGATGAAGCTGGGATTGAGCGCCAGGGCGCGGGCAATACCGATGCGCTGGCGCTGGCCGCCGGAAAAGGCATGCGGGTAGCGGTTGATGAATTCGGGGCGCAGACCCACGACCTTCAGCAATTCGGCCACGCGGTCGCGGATTTCCCCGGCATTGCCCTTGCCGTGAATGGTCATCGGCTCGCCCACCAGTTCGAGCAAGGTCATGCGCGGATTGAGCGAGGAATAGGGATCCTGGAAGATCATCTGCATTTCGGCCCGTATCGGCCGCATTTCGCGGTCCGTGAGGCGCGAAAGGTCGATGATCTCGTCATTGGCCCGGCGGAACAGGATCTGCCCGTCGGTCAGGTCATAGGCCCGCAGCATCAGCCGCGCGACCGTGGACTTGCCGGAGCCGGATTCGCCCACAAGGCCCAGTGTCTCGCCCTTCTTGATGTCGAGCGAGACATCGTCGATCGCCTTGACGTCGCCGATATGCTTCCGGAGCCAGCCCGCATGAATGGGGAAATATTTCTTGAGGCCACGCACCGAGAACAGCACGTCATCGGGCAGCGAAAGGCCTGGTGTCGCCGAAAGATCAGACATGGGCGAACTCCCGGGCAAACTGGTCGGCAATGTGGCAGCGCGACATCTGTGCGCCAAAGCGCTTTTCTGGTGGCGTCTCGACATCGCAAAGGCCGGCGACGGCGTGACTGCACCGCGGATTGAAGGCGCAGCCAGGTGGCACGCTGAACGGATCGGGGACCATTCCCGGAATGGTCGGAAGCCGCCGCCCCTGATCGACACCGAGCCGCGGAATGGAACGCAGCAGGGCCTGGGTATAGGGATGCTTGGGCGCATAGAAGATGTCGTCGACGCTGGCGGTCTCGACTATGCGCCCCAGATACATCACGGAAACCCGGTCGGCGATATCCGCCACCACCCCAAAGTTGTGGGTGATGAAGATGATCGCCATGCCCAGTTCCGACTGGAGCGATTTCAACAGCTCGAGAATCTGCGCCTCGGTCGTGACGTCCAGCGCCGTGGTCGGC includes the following:
- a CDS encoding CehA/McbA family metallohydrolase; protein product: MTGEAPGERPGIWLKGDWHLHSRHSTDSTNNPLSKIIGFAERHGFDYLAITDHDVHVLGAVASHTWADPEFHSDRVLLFHGAELTANRGHINILSTGPYDHQRVFDHRDARDWDLLALKRELGVHFSANHPSTKNHYGFSFDLADSVEIWNGSVWPKNVPGVRIWDDMLKSGRMIGGRGGSDSHHGVPDVPEWTTAQSVEATANYVGTPTTWTFARERSLPAILEAMAAGRGSVSSNPFNPRVELVADHDGDGIMDMMMGDNVRATGGPVTFEVRLVGGGIAGTIYRVRVVRDRDEFATLLTDPVTRSVRFFDTPEVGQRHYYRVEIEGPQVPYPEVPNSMALSQNMVALSNPLYFNYDPDF
- a CDS encoding glycoside hydrolase family 38 C-terminal domain-containing protein, which translates into the protein MRIKKLDHLLKRLRDRIFTPIEADLPLRFRRGLPEQRADIVAQDPGAWEAVAADLVWGEPESYFWFATAFAMPAEADGRCVFLKVNAQFGNTRGRSDPQCLVRVNGRIAQGADGNHQEILLGRAVRAGEQVSVLIEAGTIEDRRQYGMSLSLLAHDERAEKVFYDLSVPLDVARLLAADDPRRHFILNRVDAALAVIDFRPGDEARFQASLDKAEAIAEAIYAAHDFEDMPVITVTGHTHIDVAWLWRVRETRQKMARSMSTALALMEQYPDYRFMYNQGVLLDYLSEDYPEIFERLQSKVKDGSFEIEGALWLEPDANITSGESFARHILHGVRYHEDTFGVTPRVFWLPDTFGYSAALPQMMKLADVDVFVTHKMSWNDTNRMPNETFHWQGIDGSTVAAYFMTTQPYTATGFGTTYNADIKPTFVMGTWKRHAQQALNSELFMVYGHGDGGGGPTREMLENIRRMERGIPGCPRIRHEHMRPYFDRLLKRMNDRAGDYPTWVGELYLEYHRGTLTSVAKNKRNNRLAEQTLRELEVLAVLAGDRAGTPYPAGELHGLWRIVLLNQFHDILPGTSIGGVFDDSDHDYARFFESADRLRADLTGVLAQKGGFGVLNALGRNRGGLLEFDAPEASSLTLRGETLSAQAIHRADGRTRQGVLVKSLPPVSVTSARLGAPVATGDKSTLAVSERHLENALVCARFDDRGRLISFFDKRTGREALVAGQPGNRLQAFRDMPVEYDAWDIDDSFEDQVWDIDDLVDARVVETGPHRAALRFEWAYERSRIVQVIALEEGSDQIDIDCFADWREHDTLVKTAFTLDVLAQDSTAEIQFGHVRRPGHANTSWDQARFETVMHRWLDVSEPNFGVAFLNDCKYGYDLRGKTVRLTLLKSPVYPWPEADQGEHHFRYALALHHGLFAADIPARAEAFNLPLRLVPGNAESDAARPLLQVLGSGVTLEALKQSEDGKGLIARLWETHGRAGEAVVVLPEGTQGAEIVNLLERKPQPLVIEDGRVTLDLSPFQIVTLKLTQGAAA
- a CDS encoding HAD family hydrolase; amino-acid sequence: MTDQTLAARYAPVFMLDRAEPYQPYAAGWTVFRTRGKSPSSKFEIEPVADIVVEYAVFYDWDIGHLYDLEHVWVHIDADGGVARVEASSHGGRLVMDAGEGWAEFRNGRPVVYVEAGKHAHWASPHLMTAPAQRKLAALCGPLAGLEGVHLDNDLAKAGHFSASAADHRRARLKMQRDSFVPSQQFVAAETEPVLMPWPDLAAAIPGRVEAQLQALAEDRAHLAAIFIDCGDTLVDERTEVKEPGSEIVLRGDLIPGAKDMMLALKAAGYPLVLVADGPRQTFENLLQQHGLWDVFDAHIISSDIGALKPDARMFDAALAALGLARDDAWRCVMIGNNLSRDIKGANALGIVSVFMAWSTLRTHVPADASEVPDFRIAAPARFPGLLDKIEALLPYRMPVQQSGETQ
- a CDS encoding oligopeptide/dipeptide ABC transporter ATP-binding protein translates to MSDLSATPGLSLPDDVLFSVRGLKKYFPIHAGWLRKHIGDVKAIDDVSLDIKKGETLGLVGESGSGKSTVARLMLRAYDLTDGQILFRRANDEIIDLSRLTDREMRPIRAEMQMIFQDPYSSLNPRMTLLELVGEPMTIHGKGNAGEIRDRVAELLKVVGLRPEFINRYPHAFSGGQRQRIGIARALALNPSFIAADEAVSALDVSVAAQNINLLQDLQEQFGLTYLFITHDLGMVEHISDRVGVMYLGRLMEVAPTETLFSRPLHPYTEALMAAVPQPDPRGNRTRKRVPLKGEIANAANPPSGCSFHPRCPYAQARCSAEVPALRTVEGGRQVRCHFAEDLSLVGAVA